GTAAAGGAAGTTTTGAAAAATCTTATTATGAATCCAAAGGGGAGTTATATTGACTGCACTTGTGGTGAGGGGGGACATTCTTACGAGATTGCGAAAATTCTTAGTAATAGAGGGGTACTTATATGTGTTGATAAGGATAGTGATGTTCTTGAGAAGGCTAAAGTTAGGCTAAGTGAGTTTAAAAACGTCTACTTCGTCAACGAAGGATTTGAGAATATTGACAAAATTTCTGTTGACAGTGGGATAGAAAAGTTTGATGGCATTTTGCTTGACCTAGGAGTTTCAATGTATCATTATGTTGAGAAGAGTAAGGGATTTAGTTTTGACTCTGAGTATCCTCTCACTATGACTTACGCTAGAGCAGATAGAGTTGAGTATACAGCTTATCGTGTTGTCAATGGGTTTTCAAGAAAAAAGCTTGCTGAAGTAATATTTAAGTATGGTGAGGAACCTCTTGCAGGTAGAATTGCTAACGCAATTGTTGAGTATAGGAAAAAAAAGAGAATAGAAACTCCTAAGGAACTGGCTGAAGTCATAAGTAAAGCTGTTGGAAAATACTACAAGTCTCGTATTCATCCAGCTACAAAAACTTTCATGGCTATAAGAATCTTTGTTAACAGAGAATACGAAGTGTTGGAAACCTTTATATCAAAGGTTAAGGATTTCGTTAGCTCTGGCGGGAGAGTTTGCTTTATAACTTTCCACTCTGGCGAGGATAGAATAGTTAAACTGAGAATGCGAGAGATGGTCAGAATGGGAGAGTTTAGAATGGTGAATGATAAACCGATAATTCCTACCAAAGAAGAGATAAGGCAAAACTATGCCTCTAGATCGGCAAAGCTGAGAGTATATGAGAAGGTGTAGAATATGGGTAGATATGTGTGTATAGGGCTGATTTTGCTAATCCTTTTTGGAGTTATGATGCTTTCTGTGGTACAAAGACAGTATTACAAATTTCTTTGTGAAGAAGAGAGGGAACTTGAGAAAAAGCTATCGGTTTTGACTGACATTCAGGGCAGACTTATATGCGAGATTGAGAAGTTGACAACGTTTGAGAGACTTTTAGGATCTGAGCCGTCTAGATATGAGGTGTCGTTCAACAAAGTTATAGTGATGAGTGAAGAAGTTTTGGGTAATTATGTTACTAATTCAACTAAATCTTTGAAGAGGCAGTGATGGCTGTTCAGTGTATTGCTTTTGGTAAGAAGAAAGTTATTCAGGGTTGGCTACTAAAATTAGGTTTTTTGTTTTGTGTTGGTGTAGTATGTTGCAGAAGAGGATACTTTTGGTCAATGGGCCTAACTTAAATATGCTCGGGATTAGAGAACCAGATAAGTATGGTAATGTAACTCTTGGAGATATAGTTGGGAGGTGTAGGGAAATAGGAGTGAAGTATGGGTATGAGATTCTTGACTTTCAATCTAATTCTGAGGGGGAGATTGTTAGCTTTATTCAGACTGAGGGACTTAGAGCCAGGGGAATGATCATAAATGCTGGTGCGTATACTCATACTTCAATAGCTATAAGAGATGCTATACTCTCAGTGAAGATACCTTTCGTTGAAGTGCATATATCAAATATATTTGCGAGGGAAGCTTTTAGGCATCATTCCTATCTTTCTGATATAGCGATAGGGGTGATAAGTGGATTTGGGGAAAACGGTTATTATTTTGCTTTGTTGCATCTTTTGGGCTACTTAGGTGAAAAAGTGGAGGTAGTGGAGTAGTGTTATTTCGGAGAGGGAGGGATTTGAACCCTCGGTAGGGGGATTACCCCTACACGGCATTTCCAGTGCCGCTCCTTAGACCGCTCGGACACCTCTCCTTTTGGTTTAAGGCTATCTGTCAGTGAATGGTAACAAAGCCATTATTCTTGCGATCTTTATTTCTCTGGTTATCTTCTTCTGCACTTTCTTGCATATTCTTGTTATCTTTGGCGATCTTATTTTGCCAGTCATTGTGAGAAACTGTGACAATATTTCAACGTCTTTATAGGTTACATTCAAGAGTTTCTCAGGACAGGTCCTTCTTTTCTTTTTAATTGCAACTCCTTTCTGTGGTTCTTGAGGAGCCTCTTGAGAAGTCTCTTGTATTTTATCCTCTTCCTGATTCTGAGTTTTTTCTGTTATGTTAGGTGAAGTTTCGGCTTCTCCCATAATTAACCTCCTTTAAAGCTCAAAGTCTTTTTTTGTATCTATGCCTTTTATGTTTTCCGAATCATCAAGATCAGAGTAATCTGGATTTTCATCAATTTCATCCGGGAATTCCTCAGACTCATCAGGAATTTCTGCATCCTCAAATGCTTCTCCTTCGTTCTCAATTCCCACACTTTCCAAATACTCCTTATAGTCTTCTTCCTTTTTTTCTAGTTCACTTACGGGTGTTTCCCCTGGGCTCTCTGAAGCTGAAGGTACACCTTCTTTCAACTTAGGTGATAGAAGAAGAACGTTTTCTGCGATTATTCTTACGCTATCTCTTAGAACCTTATTACCATTCTGATCTCTACTTTCCCACCTAGACTGGACTAACCTTCCCTCAATGAGTATCCTGTCTCCTCTTCTGGTAAATTTTCCTACAATCTCTCCTATTCTTTCCCAACACGTTGCATCAAAAAAGTAAGTTTTCCTTATGTCCTTGTAAGAATCATCTACTGCTATTCTTACCCTTACCGCAATCTTACCTTGTGCGGTTGTGATAACTTCGGGGTCTCTTACTAGATTACCTACAATTATTACTTTATTGAAACTTCTTGGCATATTATTTACCCTTCTGAGGTTTTACCTTTAGTATTATGTGCCTGATAATGTTTTCGTTTATCTTTACTAATCTATCAAGGTTCTCAACAGTTGAATTAGTCCCTTCAAAAACCACGAATTTGTATATCCCTTCCAAATACTTTTTCCTGTTCTTTCTTATTGGGTAGGCTAGGGGTCTTTTACCTAATTCCGATTCACTTATCACTTTACCACCATATTGTGATATTATTTCCTTAACCTTCTCCATAGTATGGGGCACGATTTGTTCATTTGGTTCTATTATAAGTCCAATCTCGTAAGTTCTTTTCTGGCTAGATTTGGACTTTAGTAGCTCTTCTCTTATTTGAGATACGTTCATAGGGTTTTTCTGAGGCTTTTAGGAAAAACCTCAAACCGAGAACTTTTTTGCCCCCTCGGTCATGGGACATTTTGCAAATTATTTTATACGTATTCACTCTCAGATCGCAAATCTGATACACTCTTCAATAAATTCCAATTTCGGTTGGTAACTAGACAAGATTCTAGGCTTTTTACCTACCCCTTTAGTTCTAGATAGCACTCGTTTAATCACAAAGCTTTACCTTATACCAGATCTACTAAGAGGTAATGTTTACTTAGTTCCTTAAAAATTGCAAGAAAAGTAAAGATTAGACTTTATTGCAAAGATTTACTTGCTAAGAAAGCGGAATAGTAGTGGTTCTTTGTCTAGAAAGTTCTTCTTTGACTTTTTGTTCAATATCTTTCTCCAGTTTTCTAAGGAAGATTTTACAAAGGTAGAAGGTCTTAGGGCTTCTATGTTTTCTTCGGTTATACTCTCTCCTTTGGCAATTCCTCCTCTTACTACAAAGCTTCTCATTGACATAGTTTTTACGAATTTTGGTGGTAAGTTTCTCCTTCGTTGAGACAGGGACTTTTCCACTTCTCTTAGCATTTCAACCATCATTTTAAACTTCTCGGGTGAGATTGAAACCGCATTGTCATAGGAATCGTCATTTTCGTCAAGTGTGAGGTGTTTTTCTATAACTTTAGCTCCGAGGCTAGCCATAGCCAAAGGGATGGATAAGGTTTTGGTGTGATCTGAAAATCCAGCAAATCTTTTTCTGGAAGTAACTTCAAATTCCTTTCTAAAAAGCTCAAACTCTCTGAGTGAGATATCTTCAGGTAGTGAAGGATACCTTGAAACACAGAACATAACAACCAGAGGATTGTTTTTAAGCAATCTTATGTATTTTTTGATCTCGTTTATCTTACTGAATCCT
This portion of the Brevinematia bacterium genome encodes:
- the rpsF gene encoding 30S ribosomal protein S6, whose amino-acid sequence is MNVSQIREELLKSKSSQKRTYEIGLIIEPNEQIVPHTMEKVKEIISQYGGKVISESELGKRPLAYPIRKNRKKYLEGIYKFVVFEGTNSTVENLDRLVKINENIIRHIILKVKPQKGK
- the aroQ gene encoding type II 3-dehydroquinate dehydratase — protein: MLQKRILLVNGPNLNMLGIREPDKYGNVTLGDIVGRCREIGVKYGYEILDFQSNSEGEIVSFIQTEGLRARGMIINAGAYTHTSIAIRDAILSVKIPFVEVHISNIFAREAFRHHSYLSDIAIGVISGFGENGYYFALLHLLGYLGEKVEVVE
- the rsmH gene encoding 16S rRNA (cytosine(1402)-N(4))-methyltransferase RsmH, coding for MVVIRLLKMEFYHRPVLVKEVLKNLIMNPKGSYIDCTCGEGGHSYEIAKILSNRGVLICVDKDSDVLEKAKVRLSEFKNVYFVNEGFENIDKISVDSGIEKFDGILLDLGVSMYHYVEKSKGFSFDSEYPLTMTYARADRVEYTAYRVVNGFSRKKLAEVIFKYGEEPLAGRIANAIVEYRKKKRIETPKELAEVISKAVGKYYKSRIHPATKTFMAIRIFVNREYEVLETFISKVKDFVSSGGRVCFITFHSGEDRIVKLRMREMVRMGEFRMVNDKPIIPTKEEIRQNYASRSAKLRVYEKV
- the ssb gene encoding single-stranded DNA-binding protein; the encoded protein is MPRSFNKVIIVGNLVRDPEVITTAQGKIAVRVRIAVDDSYKDIRKTYFFDATCWERIGEIVGKFTRRGDRILIEGRLVQSRWESRDQNGNKVLRDSVRIIAENVLLLSPKLKEGVPSASESPGETPVSELEKKEEDYKEYLESVGIENEGEAFEDAEIPDESEEFPDEIDENPDYSDLDDSENIKGIDTKKDFEL
- the rpsR gene encoding 30S ribosomal protein S18, giving the protein MGEAETSPNITEKTQNQEEDKIQETSQEAPQEPQKGVAIKKKRRTCPEKLLNVTYKDVEILSQFLTMTGKIRSPKITRICKKVQKKITREIKIARIMALLPFTDR
- a CDS encoding N-acetylneuraminate synthase family protein is translated as MALIDKLFSPNRVFIVAEIGINHNGNPDKLIKLIESAKLSGADAVKFQIFSKDLFYIPENYLPKDISTKLPLDIFRKSFIPYDKYREAFNYSEELGILPFATPLDLESFEFLEQLNVQMYKVASSDINYVPLLRRIAETGKVVIISSGFSKINEIKKYIRLLKNNPLVVMFCVSRYPSLPEDISLREFELFRKEFEVTSRKRFAGFSDHTKTLSIPLAMASLGAKVIEKHLTLDENDDSYDNAVSISPEKFKMMVEMLREVEKSLSQRRRNLPPKFVKTMSMRSFVVRGGIAKGESITEENIEALRPSTFVKSSLENWRKILNKKSKKNFLDKEPLLFRFLSK